AGGCAGATGCACAACGCGGGCAGCACGACGGCGGGCGGGGCGTCGGCAATCCGGGCGTCGGCGGCGCTGTGCTGGTCGGAGCCGTGCCGGCGTCGCGCCGCCCACCACCACGTCACGGTCTCCATGACCAGCGCGGCGGCGGCGCAGCCGGTGAGCACGATCGCCAGTGAGAGCAGCGGGACCCCGCCCAATCGGGCCAGCGGCAGGAACGGCCCCGAAGTCTGACCGGCGGCTACCACGCCCCACGGGAAGCCGCCGAACGGGATGGTGCATTTCAGCCACTCCTGCGCCGTCCACAACAGCGCGAACCAGATCGGCCAGCCGGGTAACCGTCGGGCTGTGACCGCCGCCAGGCCGAAGAGGCCCGGAAATGCCGCACACAGCGCGACCAGCGCGAGCAACGGGATGCCGCCGACGAGGATGCTGATCCAGCGGATCAGCGGTAGGTAGAACGCGACGCCGAACAGGGCTCCGTAGCCGAATCCACCGAATGGCGTGGTGGCCGGTCGGGTCAGCACCCAGGCCAGCACGGCGAAGGCGAGGATCGCCGCCCACCACCAGTTGAACCGCGGGTAGCTGGCGCAGAGCAGCAATCCGGCGACGATGGTCGCGGTCAGTCGCGTCAGCCGGGGCCGGAGCCAGCGGCCCGCCTGCGGCACCCGGATCCGCGTCTGCCGGAACAGCCAGGCCGCCAGCGCCCCGGCCAGAAGCACGAGCCGGGCCCACACGTACTTGCCGATCCGGCCGGCATGCGCGCGCAGCTCGGCCCCGCGGTCGTTGCCGGGGGGCAGCTCGAGATCGGTTGCAGCATCATCGATGTCGTCGTCCGGCAAGTCGTCGTCCGCGACCGGCGGGATCTCCCCCGTCACCTCGGCGTCGACGGGCGCCGGGATCTCGCCGGTGACGGCCTCGTCGTCCTTGATGGGGTCAGTGATGGGCGGGATGATGTCGGTGTTCTCGGCCGGCCGGATCCGGCGATCGGACCGTCGCAGTCCCCTAGGCATGGATCACCGCGCCACGGTGCACGGTCTGCCGGCATCGCGGCAGGGAGTCGGTGGCACCCAGTCGCGGCAGCGCGGGCACCCGCGATCGCGGGTCGGTCGACCAGCGGCGGACGGCGTCGCTCGACGCGCTGTCGTCGAATTCGTCGACATCCCACACCGCGTACGACGCGGGGGCGCCCGGAACCAGGCTGCCCGCCAGCTCGTCGGCGGCGCCGCAGGCACGCCAGCCTCCGCGCGTCGAGGCGGCAAAGGCGGCGCGCGCGGAGATCGAACTGTCCGCCGAATGATGGTGGGTGGCCGCCCGGATCGTCGCCCACGGGTCGAGGCCGGTCACCGGGGCGTCGGATCCGAACGCGAGGGCCACGCCTTGGGATGCTAGCAGCGCAAACGGGTTCATCAGCCCGGCTCGATGGATACCGAGACGGCGGGCGTACATGCCGTCCGCACCACCCCAGAGCGCGTCGAAGTTGGGCTGCATGCTGGCCAGCACTCCCCACGCGCCGAGCTTGGCCGCCTGCTCGCCGGTGACCATCTCGAGGTGTTCGAGGCGATGGCCGCAGCGGGCGACGGCGGGCACACCGAGATCGTCGACCACCCGCTCGAGGGCGTTGACGACGCTCGCTACCGCGGCATCGCCGATGACGTGAAAGCCCGCGGTGACGCCGGCTTCGGTGCAGGCCCGCAGGTGTGCGCCGACCGCGTCGTCGTCGAGGTAGCAGGTGCCGCGGTGTTCGGCGTCGTCGTAGGGGTCGTGCAACCAGGCCGTTCGGGACCCGACCGCGCCGTCGACGAACAGGTCGCCGGCCAACCCGGCGGCGTTGGTCTCGTCGATCAGCGCGCGGGCGGCGGTGGGACTGGTGACCGCCTCACCCCAGTAGCCGATCACCTCGACGCCGTGCTCGAGTGCGCTTAGTTCCCGCCAGTCGTCCAGGCCGCCGATCTGTGGGCCGGCGCATTCATGCACGGCGACAACGCCATTCGCGGCGGCGGCATCCAGCGCGGCATGGCGGGCTTCGCGGCGCTGAGCGTCGGTGAGCAGGTCACGCGCGACGGCGCGGACCCGGTGATGCGCGTCGGCCACGAGCGGCCGCAGCTCGTCGTGGCCGGCCGACGCGGCCAGACCCTCGACGCGCTGCCGCAGGCCGGTCGATGCCAGCGCCGAGTGCACGTCGATGCGGGCCAGGTAGGCCGGCCGGTCGCCGAGCACCGCGTCGAGGTCGTCGGTGCTGGGCGCGACGTTCTCCGGCCACGCCGTCTCGTCCCAGCCGTGACCCCAGACCGGCTCGCCGGGGTGGGCGGCGGCATAGTCGGCGATCAGTCGCAGGCAGTGCGGCAGGGATGTCGAGGCCCGCAGGTCGAGGCCGGTGAGCGTCAGGCCGGTCGCGGTGAGGTGGATGTGGCTGTCGACGAAGGCGGGGGCGACGTAACCGCCGGCCAGGTCGACGATGTGCGCGCCCGCGAACTGGTCGCGGCCGACGTCGTCGCTGCCCAGCCACGCCACGGCGCCGCCGCGCACCGCCATGGCGGTGGCGTCGGGATGGCTGGGACTGTGCACCCTGCCGTTCAGCAGCAGGGTGGTCGGGACGTCCGTCACGCCGATAGAACCTAGGCGTTGGGGCGATTCGGACCGAGCGCGGGTGGATCGACCTCGGTGACGTCGATTACCTCGCCGTCGATGTAATTGGCCCGCGGCGTGCGGGCGTAGGGGGTGCCGCCGACGACGGTGATCAGCGGAATGCGGCGGCCGAGTCCGCGGACGGCCAGCGCGCTCAGCAGCGGGCGTGCGACGGCGCGGGTCGGGGGCAGCAACAGCAGCAGCCCGGCGACGCTGGTCAGCAGGCCGGGAGTGACGACGAGCAGGGTGCCCAGCGCGACCGCCATGCTGTCGGCGGCCGGTGCCGGGCCGCCGCCGTTGAACAGCCGGCTCATCTGCACCCTGAGTTGCGAACCCGCCATCGCCAGGCCGCCGGCGAACGCGGCCAGCAGCAACAGCAGGGTCCAGCCGAGCCCGATCGTCGACGCCAGCGCCACCACAACGGCGAGCTCGGCGACGACATAGAGCAGAAACAGTCGCGACACCATGACATGCCAACGACGCAGACCGTCGCGAGAGTTCCGCAGACGGCCGTCGGACGGTTAGATGACGTCGTGACGACAATCGAGCTCGACACCCCGACCGGACCGATCGATGCGCTGCTCGACATTCCGCCCGGCCAGGGCCCGTGGCCCGGGGTGGTGATCATCCACGACGCGATCGGCTACGCCGCGGACAAGGAAGAGATCAACCGCCATGTCGCTTCGGCCGGCTACCTCGCGCTGACCCCGAACCTCTTCTCGCGTGGCGGGTGGGCGCGCTGCGTCACCAAGGTGATGGCGCAGCTGCAAACCAAGAAAGGCCAGGCGCTCGACGACATTCTGGCCGCCCGCGATCACCTCAAGGCGCTGCCCGACTGCACCGGCAAGGTCGGCATCGCCGGCTTCTGCATGGGCGGCGGGTTCGCACTTGTCATGTCGCCCAAGGGTTTTGATGCTTCGGCGCCGTTCTACGGCGCGCCGCTCCCCCGTCAGCTCGACGACACCCTAGAGGGGGCCTGCCCGATCGTCGCCAGTTATGGCGCCCGCGACCCCATCGGTATCGGCGCGCCCAAGAAGCTGCAGCGGGTGCTCGAGCACAAGGGGATCCCGAACGACGTCAAGGCCTATAAGGCCGGGCACAGCTTCGCCAACAAGCTGCCGGCTCAGCCGCTCCTGCGCATCACGGGGTTCGGCTACAACGAGGAGGCCACCGAGGACGCCTGGGCGCGGGTGTTCTCGTTCTTCGGCGAGCACCTACGCGCTTAGGCGGGGCGCAACTCCAGGCCGACGTTGTTCTTCATGCCGCCGCGCCACTTGCTGAACAGGTTGAAGACCTTGCCGACGATGCCGTACTCGCGTCCGATCGCGTCGTAGACCAGGCCGGTCTGCGACGCGTCCAGGATGCTCGCGGTCGCCTCGACGGCCTCGCTCTTGGGGTGACCCTGCATGTCGCAGATCGCCAGCGTGACCCGCGGGGTGTTGCGAATTCGCTTGACCTTCCACGACTTTGCCTGCGTGATCACCAGCAGCCGGTCGCCCTCGTTGGCCGCCCAGATCGCGGTCGGCTTGGGCCGGCCGTCCTTGGTGAAAGTGGTCAGCAGGACGTATTGCGCCTTGGCGACGTCGGCGAAGGTCGGAGCCATGACGTCAGCTTAGAGGCAGATCGTGTCGGTCGGCGATGGCATAATCGAATGTATGTTCGAATCGCTGATGCCGTCGCCCGAATCGGTGGCGAGGATGGACGCGATGTACGAGCGAAGGCACCCCACGCCGACGGTGATGTCCACAGCCCTGGTGGACGACCTACGGGCGGCCGGACGCGCGGAGAACATCGCCGCCGGTCGTCGCTTGGCGGTCGTTGGTGAGCTGGACAAGTTGCGATTGCGCCTGCTAGGTGAGCGGGAGACCTGGTGTACCGACACGCAGGACGGCGTGGCGGCCGAGATTGCCGCGGCCTTGAACATCAGCCATAGCCTGGCGACCAGCTACCTTTACTACGCCCGCGCAATGCGCTTGCGGTTGCCGCGGGTCGGAGCCCTGCTGCAGGCCGGTGACCTCGATTACCGCAGCTTTCAAACGATCGTCTATCGCACAGATCTGATCACCGATCCCGATGTGATCGTCGCCGTGGATGCGACGTTGGCCGGCAAGGCCCAGCACTGGCCCGCGATGACCCGCGGCGCGCTGGGCGCCGCGGTCGATCGCGTCGTGGCCCGTGCCGATCGCGATGCCGTACGCCGGCGGCGCGAACTCCAGGCTGAGCGCGAGCTGTCGATGGTCGACGACGGACACGGGTTGACGGAAATCTTCGGCAGGCTGCTGACTCCCGATGCGCACGCTCTGGACGCGCGGCTCGATGCGCTTGCCGGGACGGTGTGTGCCGACGATCCCCGTACTCGCAATCAGCGCCGCGCCGATTCGATGGCCGCGCTGACGAGTGGAGCCGAGCGGTTGCTATGTCTCTGCGGACGCCCCGACTGTCCGGCGATCGGTGGACCGCTGCCCACGCCCGTCGTCATCCACGTCGTCGCCGACCTGGCGACGGTGGAGGGTCGCGGCAGTTCGCCGGGATCGATGCTCAACAGCGACTCGCTCATACCGGCCGACCAGATTGCTGAGCTCGCGCGATCGGCGAAGCTTCGTCCGCTGGTGCATCCGGGCGACGCACCGCCGGAAAAGCGTTACGTCCCGTCCCAGGCGCTGGCCGATTTCGTCCGCTGTCGCGATCTGACGTGCCGCTTCCCGGGCTGCGACCGGCCCGCGGTCCGGTGCGACGTCGACCATACGGTCGCTCACGCCGACGGCGGGCCGACACACGCGTCCAATCTGAAATGCCTGTGCCGCCTTCATCATTTGATCAAGACGTTCTGGGGCTGGTCCGATCGGCAGCTGCCCGACGGCACGGTGGTCTGGACGTCACCGACCCGACACACCTACATGACTGATCCCGGCAGCGCAATGCTGTTCCCCCAATTCTGTTCTCCCACCGGCATACTCGATGTCGCCGCGAGTAAACCGCGATGCGGCGACCGGGCCGCCATGATGCCGAAGCGTCGTCGCACTCGCGCCCAGAACCGCGCCCGCTATGTGGCCGACCAGCGTCGACACAACCGACGAGTGCGGCAGGCCCATCGAGCCAACGATCCGCCCGTAACCGCCAACAACGACGAGCCGCCGCCCTTCTGACTTTCAGCGCGGCATTCGGCGCCAGACGAACTGCGGCAGGATCCGCATGACGGCGGCGACCGGGCCCAAGGCCCACGGGATCCACACTGACCGCCGACCCTTGGCCAGAGCGCGGGCCGTCCGCTCGGCGACCTGCGCGGGGGTGCTGGACAGCGGCGCCGGCGGCATGCCCTCGGTCATCCGACCGATCACAAATCCGGGCCGTGAGATCAGCAGCTGTACGCCGCTGCCGTGCAGGGCGTCGGCCAGGCCGCTGGCGAAGCCGTCGAGACCGGCCTTGGCCGAGCCGTAGACGTAGTTGGCGCGGCGCACCCGGTTCCCGGCGATCGACGAGAACACCACGAGTTGCCCACGGCCGGCTTGGCGCATGGCCAAGGCCAGGTGAGTGAGCAGGCTGACCTGCGCGACGTAGTCGGTGTGAACGACGGCCACGGCATGTGCGGCGTCGCCCTCGGCGCGGGCTTGGTCGCCGAGGATTCCGAACGCCAGCACCGCGGTGTCGAGTGGACCGTGTTCGGCGGCGACCGACACCAGCAGCGCACCGTGCGAGTCGATGTCGTCGGCGTCGAACTCGACGCTCGCCACGCGCGCCGCTCCGGCCGCAAGGATCGCAGCGATCTCGTCGTCGAGGCGGTCGGCGTTGCGGGCCGCCAGCACGATCGAGGCGCCCGGCGCGAGCCGCACCGCGAGTTCCACTCCGATCTCACTGCGGCCGCCGAGAATCAGCACCGTCCGCGCGCCCGTGTCATCCACGGCTGCGATTATGTCCTGCGCTAGCGTGGGCGGTGATGGCGAACTCCACAGCCCGGCTGACCAACGACGCGTTGGCGTTTCTCACCGAACGCCACCTCGCCATGCTGACCACGCTGCGGGCCGACAATTCGCCGCACGTGGTCGCGGTCGGCTTCACCTTCGACCCCAAGACGCACATCGCCCGGGTGATCACCACGGGTGGTTCGCAGAAGGCCGTCAACGCCGATCGTGGCGGGGTCGCGGTGCTCAGCCAGGTCGACGGCGCTCGCTGGCTGTCGCTGGAAGGGCAGGCGAGCGTCAATGGTGACATCGACGCCGTCCGCGACGCCGAGCTGCGCTACGCGCAGCGCTACCGCACGCCGCGGGAGAACCCGCGACGGGTGGTCATCGAGGTACACATCGAGCGGGTGCTGGGATCGTCAGATCTGTTGACCCGCAAGGGCGAATAGCCGGCTAGACGAGGGTTGCCCCGGGCGCGCGGATCACCAGCGGGACCGCCGGGAAGTACGCCGCCATCTCCGGACGGGACTTGGCCAGCGCGGCGGTGCCATAGCCGCGGTGCCGATAGTCCGGGTGGATCCAGATCCGGACGTGCACCTCGTGCCCGTTGAGTTCGCCGAACACCATGCCGACCTTGTCGTCGCCGTCGATCGCGACGAACCAGGCTGCCTCTTCGGCATCGAATCGCTCTTGTGCGGAACGGATTTCGTCGTCGAGCCCACTAGCCGGCCCAGCTGATCCGTCACCGTGAGTGCCGATATCCTCGGTGCGAGCGGCGAAGATGTCGTGGTCGCCCTTGCCGGAAAACGCACGCAGCGCCAACGTTTCACCGGAACTGGCCGGCCGGTCCTTGAAGGTGAAGCTGAGGATGTTGTCGAGGTCCTCGAGCTCGGCGATGATCTTCTCGCGCGAGTCCTTGGTCAGCTGGTCGAAAGACATGCCGATCACTGCTTCGGCGCCCAGCCGTGAGGTGTCCAGCAACTCGACGATGCCGTCCACCGCGGACGGCCGGTCGTCGGCTTCGACGATCAGGTCGAGCACTTCGTGTCGGCGTTCCAGCGCTTTCATCAACGCTTTGGTGATCTCTCGGCGGGCGGCGGCGCGATCGTGATCGGTCATCGTCTGAGCCTAATACTTAAATCGCGATCACGATCAGTTCGTGCGGACGGTGATTGACCGACTGCGCACCGTCGTCGCTCACCACCACGATGTCTTCGATGCGGGCTCCCCACTGACCCGGGAAGTAGATGCCCGGTTCGACGGAGAACGCCATGCCAGCCCGCAGCGGCAGGTCATTGCCGGCGACGATGTAGGGCTCCTCGTGCACCGACAAGCCGATGCCGTGGCCGGTGCGGTGCACGAAGTAGTCGGCGAGCCCGGCTTCGGCCAGCACATCGCGTGCGGCGGCGTCGATCTGCTCGGCGGTGACGCCGGGCCGGACCGCGTCGACGGCGGCCTGCTGCGCCCGCTGTAGCACCGAATACTGCTGCGCCACTTCAGGACTCGGCTCGCCGATGCTGTAGGTGCGGGTCGAGTCGGAGTTGTAGCCGGGCGCGTACGGGCCACCGATGTCGACGACGACAATGTCGCCGGCCTCGATCTCGCGGTCGGAGTATTCGTGGTGCGGGTCGGCGCCGTGCGGCCCGGAGCCGACGATGACGAACGCCGCCGCCGTATGTCCTTCGGCGACAATGGCTTCGGCGATGTCGGCCGCGACGTCGGCCTCGGTGCGGCCGGGCACCAGGAACTCCGGCACCCGGGCGTGCACCCGGTCGATCGCCGCGCCGGCTTTCCGCAGCGCGTCGATCTCGGCGGCGTCCTTGACCATCCGCAACTCGCGCAGCACGCCGGTGGCCAGCACCGGCAACGTGCCGAGCACCTCGGCCAGCGGCAGCAGGTGCAGCGCCAGCATCGAATCGGTGACCGCCGTCGCGGCCGGTGCGCCCACGGCCTCGGCGACCAGCCGGTAGGGGTCCTCGCCGTCGACCCAATCTCGCACCACCACGCCAAGATCCGCGGCCGCGGACTCTTTCAGCGACGCCAATTCCAGCCGCGGCACGACGATCGTCGGGTCGCCGGTGACCGGCAACACCAGCGCGGTGAGGCGCTCGAAGGTTTCTGCCCGCGAGCCGATCAAATAGCGCAGGTCGTACCCCGGGGTGATCACCAGGCCGGCCAGGCCCGCCTGCTCGGTCGCGGCGATCGCGGCAGCCACCCGGCGGCGGTAGACGTCTGCGTCGAAGCGGTCAGAACCCATGCGTTTCTCCTATGTCAAGCCGCTGCCGGTTGGCAGGGCTTAGTTCGGTGTTGCTGGTCGGTGTGGAGGTGGCTGAAAACGACGCGGGCCAGGCGGCGTTTGAGGCAACGCAGGGCTTCGGAGTTGGAGTCGCCTATAGCAAGGCGGTGTCGGTAGTAAGTGCGGCCCAAGCCCTCGAGGCGGATCTGAGTGACGGCTATGCGATGCAGGGCGGCGTTGAGTTGCCGGTTGCCCGAACGGGTCATCCGAACCCGCCCCGCGGTATTGCCCGACCACACCGGAATGGGCGCCACCCCGGAATGGCGGGCGAAGGCGGCCTCACTTTTGAAACGAGTTACCCCGGCTGTTTCACCGACCAGCTTGGCCGCGGTCAATTCCCCGCACCCGGGCATCGCCAGCAGCGCAGGCGCAACCGCGCGTACTCGCGAACCGATCCGGTTAGCCAGTGCCTCGATTGCTTCGGTCAGCCGGGTAATGTCGGCGAGCTCATCGCGGGCCAACTCGGCAACCAGACCGGGCACCGTCACCAACCAAGCGCCCAACAGCACGCGATGTTTGGAGCGGTCCAACGAAGCCGGAACCGGGGCACGCTCGGGATCGAGTTCGTGAACCCGCCAGCGCAACCGGTTGATCATCGCAGTCCGTTGTGCCACAAGGACTTCCCGGCGATCCACCAACAGCTTCAACTCGCGCGACACCTCATCGTGAGATGCGACAGGTAGGTCGGGTTCGCGAAGAAACGCCCGCGCAACCGCCAGCGCATCAATCGGGTCAGACTTACCACGAGTACGCGCTGAGGCCCGGGCTTGAGCCATCAACTTCGGCGGTACCCGCACCACCTGCTGGCCAGCGGTGAGCAGATCCCGTTCCAACCGCGCCGACAAATGCCGACAATCCTCGATCGCCCACACCACCTTGGTGCCAAAGCGCTCGCGGACCCACATCACTGCCTCGGCATGACCGGCGGTGACAGCCCTAACAGTCTTCTCGCCAAGCTTGCGCCCCACCTCATCGACGGCGACGAACGTGTGCGTGTGCTTGTGTACGTCGGCTCCAACAACAACCATGGTGATTGCCTCCATTCACTGTGAGGTGACGGTTGGGCCGGTCGGCGGACACATCTCAGTGGGGGCGGTGCCACGCTCCTATCAAGTCACGCCGGCCGGTCCTTCACACCCGGCGTCGACAAAACGCATGAACGCCAACCCAAAGGCGGCAGGCAGGCTATGAGCCAGACACCGGGTGATCAGGATCCAACCACCGCAACCTCCTGCGGCACCTCACCCTGACACTGAGCACCAGGCTAGCGGTGCGACTGGCAGGATGACGGGCATGTCCGCACCGGTGCTGCTGCTCGACGGTGCCTCCATGTGGTTTCGTTCCTTCTTCGGCGTCCCGTCGTCGATCACCTCCCCCGACGGCAGGCCGGTCAACGCGGTCCGTGGCTTCATCGACTCCGTCGCCACCGTGATCACCCGGCACCAGCCCGGGCGGTTGGTCGTCTGCCTGGATCTGGACTGGCGCCCGCAGTTCCGGGTCGACGCCATCCCGTCGTACAAGGCGCACCGGGTGGAAGAGGAAAACCCAAGCGGCCAAACCGATGTCGAGGAAGTGCCCGACGATCTGTCGCCACAGGTCGAGATGATCGCCGAAATCCTCGACGCGTTCGGCATCTGCACCGGCGGCGCCGAGGGCTTCGAAGCCGACGACGTGATCGGCACGCTGGCCGCCCGGGAGCGAGGCGACCCGGTGGTGGTCGTCAGCGGCGACCGCGACCTGCTTCAGGTGGTGCGCGACGAACCCGTCGAGATCCGGGTGCTCTATCTGGGCCGCGGGCTGACCAACGCGACGCTGCTGGGCCCGGTCGAGGTGGCCGAGAAATATGGCGTTCCCGTCGATCGGGCGGGGCCAGCGTACGCCGAACTCGCGTTGCTGCGCGGCGATCCGTCCGACGGCCTGCCCGGCGTGCCCGGCGTCGGCGAGAAGACCGCCGCGACGCTGCTGGCGCAGCACGGCTCGCTGGAGGCAATCCTGACGGCCGTCGACGACCCGAAATCCGCACTGGCCAAGGGCGTTCGGGCCAAGCTGCGAGCGGCCGCCGACTACATCGAGGTGGCCGGGCCGGTGGTCGCGGTGGCCACCGACGCACCGGTCAGCTTCTCCACGGACAGCGACGCGCTGCCGTTGGTGGCGGCCGATCCGCCGCGGGTTGCCGAGCTTGCGACCCGGCTGGGCGTGGGATCGTCGATCGCCCGCCTGCAAAAGGCGCTCGACGCGCTCTGACCTACTTGGGCCGGCCGACCTCGTAGGTGCCCTTGTTGTCCTGGAACGTCACGGTCACCGATCGCTTGGTGCCGTCGATGCTGACGTCGCAGTCGAAGGTCTGGCCCTTCTTCACGGTCGGGTCCTGGCCGTTGTTGCACTTGACGTCCTTGACGTTCTTCGCGCCGTAGCCGTTGGTGGCGTCGGTGAGGATCTGCTGCACACCGGCCTCGGCTTTGCCGACGTCGAGCTTGGTGGTCACGAAGAAGCCCGGGGCCCAGAAGCCCAGCACCAGAATCACCGCGACGGCAACGGCACCCAGCACACCGGCGACGATGCCGACCGTCTTCTTCGAGCGAGCGGGCCCACCCTGCGGCTGCCCGTAGGGCCCCGCGTACTGGCCGTACGGGCCGGGCTGCGGGTACTGACCGGGCTGGCCATACTGACCCGTTTGTCCGGAATGTCCCGGCTGACCGGGCTGTCCCGGC
The sequence above is a segment of the Candidatus Mycobacterium wuenschmannii genome. Coding sequences within it:
- a CDS encoding PPOX class F420-dependent oxidoreductase, which encodes MAPTFADVAKAQYVLLTTFTKDGRPKPTAIWAANEGDRLLVITQAKSWKVKRIRNTPRVTLAICDMQGHPKSEAVEATASILDASQTGLVYDAIGREYGIVGKVFNLFSKWRGGMKNNVGLELRPA
- a CDS encoding 5'-3' exonuclease; protein product: MSAPVLLLDGASMWFRSFFGVPSSITSPDGRPVNAVRGFIDSVATVITRHQPGRLVVCLDLDWRPQFRVDAIPSYKAHRVEEENPSGQTDVEEVPDDLSPQVEMIAEILDAFGICTGGAEGFEADDVIGTLAARERGDPVVVVSGDRDLLQVVRDEPVEIRVLYLGRGLTNATLLGPVEVAEKYGVPVDRAGPAYAELALLRGDPSDGLPGVPGVGEKTAATLLAQHGSLEAILTAVDDPKSALAKGVRAKLRAAADYIEVAGPVVAVATDAPVSFSTDSDALPLVAADPPRVAELATRLGVGSSIARLQKALDAL
- a CDS encoding F420-dependent biliverdin reductase — encoded protein: MANSTARLTNDALAFLTERHLAMLTTLRADNSPHVVAVGFTFDPKTHIARVITTGGSQKAVNADRGGVAVLSQVDGARWLSLEGQASVNGDIDAVRDAELRYAQRYRTPRENPRRVVIEVHIERVLGSSDLLTRKGE
- a CDS encoding DUF4333 domain-containing protein; the protein is MSGPQGSDPTQGWQPTQGEGQQSGEDHTQQASPWQQQPGSGEQNWPATGEQQTWHAPAYTPTEYGQYQQPPSQYYPPSQPYQQGYPQQGQYPDQTAAYGQQPGQYGQPGQYGQPGQPGQPGHSGQTGQYGQPGQYPQPGPYGQYAGPYGQPQGGPARSKKTVGIVAGVLGAVAVAVILVLGFWAPGFFVTTKLDVGKAEAGVQQILTDATNGYGAKNVKDVKCNNGQDPTVKKGQTFDCDVSIDGTKRSVTVTFQDNKGTYEVGRPK
- a CDS encoding M24 family metallopeptidase — protein: MGSDRFDADVYRRRVAAAIAATEQAGLAGLVITPGYDLRYLIGSRAETFERLTALVLPVTGDPTIVVPRLELASLKESAAADLGVVVRDWVDGEDPYRLVAEAVGAPAATAVTDSMLALHLLPLAEVLGTLPVLATGVLRELRMVKDAAEIDALRKAGAAIDRVHARVPEFLVPGRTEADVAADIAEAIVAEGHTAAAFVIVGSGPHGADPHHEYSDREIEAGDIVVVDIGGPYAPGYNSDSTRTYSIGEPSPEVAQQYSVLQRAQQAAVDAVRPGVTAEQIDAAARDVLAEAGLADYFVHRTGHGIGLSVHEEPYIVAGNDLPLRAGMAFSVEPGIYFPGQWGARIEDIVVVSDDGAQSVNHRPHELIVIAI
- a CDS encoding FxsA family protein, producing MVSRLFLLYVVAELAVVVALASTIGLGWTLLLLLAAFAGGLAMAGSQLRVQMSRLFNGGGPAPAADSMAVALGTLLVVTPGLLTSVAGLLLLLPPTRAVARPLLSALAVRGLGRRIPLITVVGGTPYARTPRANYIDGEVIDVTEVDPPALGPNRPNA
- a CDS encoding HNH endonuclease signature motif containing protein is translated as MFESLMPSPESVARMDAMYERRHPTPTVMSTALVDDLRAAGRAENIAAGRRLAVVGELDKLRLRLLGERETWCTDTQDGVAAEIAAALNISHSLATSYLYYARAMRLRLPRVGALLQAGDLDYRSFQTIVYRTDLITDPDVIVAVDATLAGKAQHWPAMTRGALGAAVDRVVARADRDAVRRRRELQAERELSMVDDGHGLTEIFGRLLTPDAHALDARLDALAGTVCADDPRTRNQRRADSMAALTSGAERLLCLCGRPDCPAIGGPLPTPVVIHVVADLATVEGRGSSPGSMLNSDSLIPADQIAELARSAKLRPLVHPGDAPPEKRYVPSQALADFVRCRDLTCRFPGCDRPAVRCDVDHTVAHADGGPTHASNLKCLCRLHHLIKTFWGWSDRQLPDGTVVWTSPTRHTYMTDPGSAMLFPQFCSPTGILDVAASKPRCGDRAAMMPKRRRTRAQNRARYVADQRRHNRRVRQAHRANDPPVTANNDEPPPF
- a CDS encoding SDR family NAD(P)-dependent oxidoreductase; its protein translation is MDDTGARTVLILGGRSEIGVELAVRLAPGASIVLAARNADRLDDEIAAILAAGAARVASVEFDADDIDSHGALLVSVAAEHGPLDTAVLAFGILGDQARAEGDAAHAVAVVHTDYVAQVSLLTHLALAMRQAGRGQLVVFSSIAGNRVRRANYVYGSAKAGLDGFASGLADALHGSGVQLLISRPGFVIGRMTEGMPPAPLSSTPAQVAERTARALAKGRRSVWIPWALGPVAAVMRILPQFVWRRMPR
- a CDS encoding amidohydrolase: MAVRGGAVAWLGSDDVGRDQFAGAHIVDLAGGYVAPAFVDSHIHLTATGLTLTGLDLRASTSLPHCLRLIADYAAAHPGEPVWGHGWDETAWPENVAPSTDDLDAVLGDRPAYLARIDVHSALASTGLRQRVEGLAASAGHDELRPLVADAHHRVRAVARDLLTDAQRREARHAALDAAAANGVVAVHECAGPQIGGLDDWRELSALEHGVEVIGYWGEAVTSPTAARALIDETNAAGLAGDLFVDGAVGSRTAWLHDPYDDAEHRGTCYLDDDAVGAHLRACTEAGVTAGFHVIGDAAVASVVNALERVVDDLGVPAVARCGHRLEHLEMVTGEQAAKLGAWGVLASMQPNFDALWGGADGMYARRLGIHRAGLMNPFALLASQGVALAFGSDAPVTGLDPWATIRAATHHHSADSSISARAAFAASTRGGWRACGAADELAGSLVPGAPASYAVWDVDEFDDSASSDAVRRWSTDPRSRVPALPRLGATDSLPRCRQTVHRGAVIHA
- a CDS encoding IS110 family transposase, whose product is MEAITMVVVGADVHKHTHTFVAVDEVGRKLGEKTVRAVTAGHAEAVMWVRERFGTKVVWAIEDCRHLSARLERDLLTAGQQVVRVPPKLMAQARASARTRGKSDPIDALAVARAFLREPDLPVASHDEVSRELKLLVDRREVLVAQRTAMINRLRWRVHELDPERAPVPASLDRSKHRVLLGAWLVTVPGLVAELARDELADITRLTEAIEALANRIGSRVRAVAPALLAMPGCGELTAAKLVGETAGVTRFKSEAAFARHSGVAPIPVWSGNTAGRVRMTRSGNRQLNAALHRIAVTQIRLEGLGRTYYRHRLAIGDSNSEALRCLKRRLARVVFSHLHTDQQHRTKPCQPAAA
- a CDS encoding GNAT family N-acetyltransferase, with the protein product MTDHDRAAARREITKALMKALERRHEVLDLIVEADDRPSAVDGIVELLDTSRLGAEAVIGMSFDQLTKDSREKIIAELEDLDNILSFTFKDRPASSGETLALRAFSGKGDHDIFAARTEDIGTHGDGSAGPASGLDDEIRSAQERFDAEEAAWFVAIDGDDKVGMVFGELNGHEVHVRIWIHPDYRHRGYGTAALAKSRPEMAAYFPAVPLVIRAPGATLV
- a CDS encoding dienelactone hydrolase family protein; the protein is MTTIELDTPTGPIDALLDIPPGQGPWPGVVIIHDAIGYAADKEEINRHVASAGYLALTPNLFSRGGWARCVTKVMAQLQTKKGQALDDILAARDHLKALPDCTGKVGIAGFCMGGGFALVMSPKGFDASAPFYGAPLPRQLDDTLEGACPIVASYGARDPIGIGAPKKLQRVLEHKGIPNDVKAYKAGHSFANKLPAQPLLRITGFGYNEEATEDAWARVFSFFGEHLRA